The sequence below is a genomic window from Cicer arietinum cultivar CDC Frontier isolate Library 1 chromosome 6, Cicar.CDCFrontier_v2.0, whole genome shotgun sequence.
AATCTGATTTTAATGAATAGgtaaataatgataattttataactaagAGTTTAATGTTATTAATCATGACTTTATAATTGTCCTTGACTAAtttaatatacatatcaattttttttatatagatatcGAAAAATACCGTCCAAGACTTgcaatttcataaaatattaatcaggATGTTTAAATGTTTGTTGTAATGTGTGctaatttgaaaaatgttttggatattttaaattaaaaaatattttagtttgtaatattttataatttagatttaagtaatatgaattattttttaatttaattataacaatatcGATTATTTATtgatctattttaattaaaatacgaGTATCAATATAACAGTATGTATATATAGACTTAGGTACCCAATTGGCCATTACCCAATTGGCCATTGCCATTCGTACCTATACTTGAATAATTGATTGGATAATTCTTATATCTACTAGTagcaattattaataaattttgtaagatgtaattaaaaaaaaaagtttatatgaTATGTTCTTATTAAGAGTAGAATTATTGTTATACATAAGTGTGAGATGTTTCTTTGTGCAGGGTATCACAAAAATCGTTTTATgcatttgataaatatatattaaataattaaatattttaaaaattagtacTATTAAGAATCAGATGTGATGTGAAATTTCATGACATGCGAATGATTAAATTCGTTTCATGACATGCGaatgacaataattttttttttcaatgtttaaaaatatgaaaaatcacATTAAACTATTACGACTATagttatgtttaaaaaaataaaatttaatacatatttaatactctaaatttttatatatattatcataagATTATCTTCAACGGTGAACTCGATATGAGTTTATTAAATGGAGTCTACCATGTCATATCATATCAAAATaactcattaattttttaatcaaacgGTCACGAATTGATGAAATGACGTCCACCACTAACGGTGTGAACTCACGGATTGATTAAataccgttggagatgctctaagTACTTCAAATTTATGGATCCATCCCGAAATTAAGGGTGTGAATTTAAATCAATTGTAAAACcctacatttttaaaataaaataaaatatatgaattaaagatgttaattttatacatatttggcaattataattttatttaaaattaatacttttgattaaaataaaatgtttttaattatattatactacataattacttaaaatataaaaaaaattacgtgCATAAATGATTTTtgcaaaattgaaaacaaatcaCTCTATTTGAAAACTAATCCGCGAaagaatgaaaattaaaatggaGGTAAAGCGTGAAACTTAAAAAGTAGAAATTTCCATTTGAGCGCGCAATGAAAAGTAATTAGATTGTTTTGGAACAGAGAGAGAATCTCAGCCATCCATCATCCACATCATCCTCAAATGCGTTCCAACCAGCTCATCGATCCGCATCATCACCCAATCAATGCAAGATCCTGACCGTCTATCTGATGTCCCTATGATACTGAAACGCAACGGATAAAATAGTTCCACGTCATCGATCCGCGGTGAAGCTCATTAACCAATACAAACACTGGAATCTTCTTATATATTAATCATCACCGCTTCTTACGATAATCATCCACATCTCTCTTCAATTCCAAATTTCCCAAtttcaaaaccctaatattTTTTCAACCAAATTCCAAATCACATCAATGGCGCCAAAGGGAGAGAAGAAGCCAGCAGAGAAGAAACCCGCAGAGGAGAAGAAGACGACAGTAGCAGAAAAAGCTCCGGCGGAGAAGAAACCAAAGGCCGGAAAGAAGCTTCCTAAAGAAGTTGGCTCTGCCGCCACCGGagacaagaagaagaagagaaacaagAAGAGCGTTGAAACATACAAGATCTACATCTTCAAAGTTTTGAAACAAGTTCACCCTGACATCGGTATCTCAAGCAAAGCCATGGGAATCATGAACAGTTTCATTAACGACATTTTTGAGAAGCTTGCTCAAGAATCTTCAAGACTCGCTCGCTACAACAAGAAGCCAACAATCACTTCTAGGGAAATTCAGACCGCTGTCAGACTTGTTCTTCCCGGAGAATTGGCTAAACATGCCGTCTCCGAGGGAACCAAAGCAGTGACCAAGTTTACCAGTTCTTGAATGTAAACAATTTGATGAGTTGTTTTGGCTATTaatgttttattataattaccTATGTCTTTTAGTATTAGATCTGGGTTAGGTTTTTAATGTGTAATTTTCTATGAATCAATTAATGGATTTTTATGTAATGAATGAATGTATTATGTATGTATCGATCTTACCATTTGCGTCAAATGATCTTGGATTATGTTTTGGTATtttattttcgggtgattttgtatcatacatttgaaaatttattgaaatCGTTGAAAATTAATGTGTGTTGATGTAAACATCGATGTTATTTTGAACTGAAATGAGGAAATTGTTTTGAATATctattatatacatatatgtatatatatatatatatatttatatatata
It includes:
- the LOC101506117 gene encoding probable histone H2B.1, with the translated sequence MAPKGEKKPAEKKPAEEKKTTVAEKAPAEKKPKAGKKLPKEVGSAATGDKKKKRNKKSVETYKIYIFKVLKQVHPDIGISSKAMGIMNSFINDIFEKLAQESSRLARYNKKPTITSREIQTAVRLVLPGELAKHAVSEGTKAVTKFTSS